The Mycolicibacterium duvalii DNA window GGCGGCTTTACCGGAACCGATGTAGGTGGCCGGATCGGGTTTGTCGCGGCGCTGGATGACGCCTTCGAGCACCTCCGAGCCGGCGGTCTCGGCCAGCGCCGCCAACTCCGCCAGGCTGGCGTCGGCGTCGGCGGCGCTCCCGTCGGTCCAGACACCGACCAGCACGACACGTTCGAGTCGCAGCTGCCGGTACTCGACCTCGGAGATGTCGGACAACTCGGTGGACAGTCCGGCGACGCGGCGCAGGGCGGTGCGGTCTTCGAGGGCCAGCTCGCCGGCGCTCGGGGTCTCGAGGGATTCGGGATATGTCATAGGCGAATCAAGGTTCGCACGGAGATCACTTTTCATGCACCCCAATTAACGTCCGTGGGCTCTCCACCATTCCGGTGACAGCTCTCCGTACGCGACCAGCTCCGAGGGCCCGCGCAGGAAGCTGGTGGCTTCGGTGACCGTGACCTGCACCTGCCCGCCGGGGACGAGTACCCGCACCTGCCCGGTCTGTGCCTGCGCGTAGGCCAGCGCGGCTACGGCCGCGGCGACCGTACCGGTACCGCACGACCGCGTCTCGCCCACTCCCCGCTCGTGGACGCGCATCGAGACCGCACCGTCGGTCGGCGCGGTCAGCACCTCGATGTTGACGCCCTCGGGAAACTGGGCGTGGTCGAACTGCACGGCGGCAGCCACGTCGAGGGCCCGCAACTCGTCGGTGGTGAGGGTGTCGTCGACACACGCCAGGTGCGGGTTGCCCACGTCGACGGCCACCCCGGCGAACCGGCGACCCCCGACCACGGCGTGGCCGGAGCCGAACCGGTTGGCCTTGCCCATCTCGACGGTCACGTCGGCGGCCAGGTCGTCGGCGTCGTGCAACAGCACCGGGCGCGGCCCGGCCAACGACCCGACGACGAACTCCCGACGTTTCTCCAACCCGCTGGCGTGCAGGTAATGGGCGAACACCCGCACCCCGTTGCCGCACATCTGCGCGACGGACCCGTCGGCGTTGCGGTAGTCCATGAACCAGTCCTCGGCGGCCAGTCCGTCGGGGAGCCGGGCCAATACCCCGGCGGCCAGCGCGGCACCGGCCGTCGTGACCCGCAGGACCCCGTCGGCGCCCAGCCCGCGCCTGCGGTCGCACAACGCGGTCACCGCGGACGGCGCCAGGTCGATCGCGGCCGGCAGGTCGGGCAGCACGACGAAGTCGTTCTGCGTGCCGTGCCCCTTCGCGAACTTCACCTGGTCAGGATACGGCGCGCCAGCATCGAACAGCCGCGTCCGCCACGTCGTCGGCGCCGCCGTCGAGCCAGGTGACCCGGTGGTCGCGGCGGAACCAGGAGCGCTGGCGGCGCACGTAGCGGCGGGTCCCCACGAACGTGGGTTCGCGCGCACCGCTGCCGTCACCGCCGGCATCGAGGTCGGCGAGCACCTGCGCGTAACCCAGCGCACGGGATGCGGTCACCCCGCCGCGCAACCCGCGCGGCAGCAGCCCGAGCACCTCCTCGACCAGCCCGTCGGCGAACATCTTCTCGGTGCGCCGAGCCAGCCGCCGATCGAGAACCTCAGTGGGCCAATCCAATCCGATGATCACGGTGCCCCACCGCGGCGGTCCGATCCGCGGCGCCGACGCAGCGAACGGTTGCCCGGTCAGCTCGACCACTTCCAGCGCGCGCACGATGCGCCGGCCGTCGGTGGGCAGGATCGACGCGGCCGCCGCGGGGTCGACCCGGCCGAGTTCGCGGTGCAGTTCGCCGACACCGACCTCGGCCAGCCGGGCCTCCCACCGGGCCCGCACCGCCGGGTCGGTGGCCGGGAACGCCCAGTCGTCCAGCAGCGACTGGACGTAGAGCATGGACCCGCCGACGACGATCGGCAGCGCCCCGCGGGCCAGGACGGCCTCGATGTCGGCGGCGGCGGCCTGCTGATAGCGGGCCACGCTGGCGGTCTCGGTGACCTCCAGCACGTCGAGCTGGTGGTGCGGAATCCCACGGCGCTGGGCGACCGGCAGCTTTGCGGTACCGATGTCCATGCCGCGATAGAGCTGCATCGCGTCGGCGTTGACCACCTCGACCGGCAGGCCCACCCGCTCGGCGACGGCGAGCGCCAGGTCGGACTTACCGGTTCCGGTCGGTCCGACGAGGGCCAGCGGCCGCACCGTCACGGGGTCCAGACACCGACGAAATAGCCGACGCCGTACGGCGCGCCGCGGTACAGCTCCCGCACCGACGCGGGCCCGGGCCCGGCCAGCCCGGCCAGTGCCTGGTAGGCGACCCGGCCGACGATCGAGCTCGGCAGCCGCAGCAGCGCCGCCGTGTCGCCGGCGGCCAGCGCGTCGTCCAGGGCCGCCTGCACCGAGATCGAATCCGGGTCGTGACCGCCCGGCGCAGCGGGTGTGAGGGTGTTCGCGCCGTCGGCGACCACCAGTACACCGACAGGTTCGGGATGGCCGTCGAGGTCGGCGCGGAGCGCCTGCCCGTGCCGGCGCGCGGCGTCACACTCCTGATCGGCACGCAGCACGTGGGCCTCGACCTCGGCGTCGGGAACCGCCACACCGCGCAGCCACCCGGCGATCAGCGCACACAGCGGCAGGGGTGTCGGCGCACCACCCACCGGAGCCGGTGACAGGGCAACCGGGAGGTCCACGCCGTACCCGGCGAACGTGCCGCGCGATGCCGGACCGTACCCTCCGTCGCCCTCGCCGGCGCCGACCGCGATCCAGCGCCGGCCCAGCGTCGCCGCGGCGGCAGTCGCAGCATCCCGCAGGTCGGCGGTCTCCGCGGCGGCCGCTCCGGCCAGCTCGGCGACCATGACCGGTGCCGACGGGACGATCGCGATGGCGCTCAGCACGTCACCAGTTAACCGCAGCCGTTCATGCCGGCTGGTGGGTGGCGGCCTCCCCGCGGGCCAACGCGGTGGTCGCCACGACCATCACGGCCACCGCCACGACCAGCGTGAACCAGCCCGCCTCGCCGGGACGCAACGTTTCGGAGAGCACCGCGACCCCCAGCCCGCACGCCACGATCGGCTCGGTGATCGTCATCGCCGGCAGCGAGGCGGTCAGCGCGCCGGCCCGGAACGCCGCCTGCTGCAGGATGGTGCCGCCGACGGCCACCAGCACCCACGCGTAGAGCTCGGGCGTGGCCAGCAGCGTGGCCACCCCGTCCCAGCTGGTCACATCGAGCCGGTGCACCACCGTTTTGGTCAGCACCGCGAACACCCCCCACAGCGCTCCGGCGGCCACCCCCAGCAGCACCGCGCTGACCGGCCCCGACGCGCACCGAGCCCCGAGCAGGCACAGGACCAGCACCGGGCCCAGCACCGCCGCCACTTCCAGCCAGGCCTCCACCGACGCCCGCGTCTGGCCGGCGGTGGGATTGCCCACCGTCACCACCACGCCCACGGCGGCGGCCAGCAGTGCGGCCCACGCCCATTCCCAGCGCGACACCCGGCGGTCGTCGAGCCGGGCGTGCAGAGGCAGCGCGAACAGCAGCGAGGTGACCAGCAACGCCTGTACCAGCAGCACCGACCCCAGCCCCAGCGCCGCGGCCTGCAACGCGAAGCCTCCTGCGGCGACCGCGCTGCCGACCCACCAGCGCCGGTCACGCAGGAGCTGGGCGAACAGCGCCACGTGGCCGACCGGTTCGTCGGTGACCTGTTGCGCGGACCTCTGGTGGATGACGTCTCCGACGGCGACGAAGAACGCGGCGGCGAGCGCGAGCAGCGCTGCGATATCGGCCGTGGCCATCGGCCTCCTCCCGGTTGTCGCACCGAAGCCTAGAGAGCGGGCCTGCCGAAGCCGTGGGCGCAGTGCCGGAGTACCTGTTTCAATAGCGGACGAACGGCTGTAGGGCGCCGCGCTGCGCGGCACGTGCGCGATATCGCGCGAAAGGGCATGAGGTGACGGAGATGACGACCACCGAACCGGGCGGAGCACACGAAGGCGACCAGCAGGCCGACCAGCACGCCGAGCCCATCCCGCCGCCCGCCGCCAGGCCCATCCCGCGACCCACCGCCAGGCCCATCCCGCGGCCTGCCGCCAAGCCCATGCCGCGGCCTGCCGCGGCCAAGGCACCGGTGGTCACCGTCCCGTCCAGCGACCCGCACCGCTTCGGCCGCGTCGATCCCGACGGCACCGTGTGGCTGATCACCGCCGCAGGTGAACGCAGCATCGGGTCGTGGCAGGCCGGCGACCCGGAGGCCGCGTTCGCGCACTTCGGCCGCCGTTTCGACGACCTGCACACCGAGGTGGTGCTGCTGGAAAACCGTCTGGACTCGGGGTCCGGGGATGCCCGCAAGATCCGGTCGGCGGCCAAGGCGCTGGCCGAGAGCCTGCCCGACGCGCACGTGCTCGGCGATGTCGACGCACTGGCGGCGCGGCTGGCCGACATCGTCGAACGGGCCGACCATGCCAGCGCGCAGGAGAAGGCGCGCCGCGAAGAGCAGCGCGCCGCCCAGACCGCCCGCAAGGAGGCGCTGGCCGCCGAGGCCGAGGAGCTGGGTGCCAACTCCACGCAGTGGAAGGCCGCCGGTGACCGGCTGCGCGCGATCCTCGACGAGTGGAAGACGATCACCGGGCTGGACCGCAAGACCGACGACGCGCTGTGGAAGCGCTATTCGGCGGCCCGCGACACCTTCAACCGGCGGCGCGGATCGCATTTCGCCGAACTCGACCGGGAGCGCGCCGGCGCCAAGCAGGCCAAGGAGGCGCTGTGCGTGCGCGCTGAGGAGCTGTGCGACTCCACCGAGTGGGGGCCCACCTCGGCGCTGTTCCGGGAGCTGCTGGCCGAGTGGAAGGCCGCCGGCCGCGCCGCCAAGGATGTCGACGATGCACTCTGGCAGCGGTTCAAGGCCGCCCAGGACACGTTCTTCTCCGCCCGCAACGCCGCGTCAGCCGAACGCGACGCCGAGTTCCGCGCCAACGCCGCAGCCAAGGAGGCGCTGCTGGCCGAGGCCGAGAAGATCGACAGCTCCGACCTGGACGCGGCGCGCGCCGCGTTGCGCACCATCGGCGACAAGTGGGATGCGATCGGTAAGGTGCCGCGCGAACGCGCCGCCGACCTCGAGCGCCGGCTGCGCGCCGTGGAGAAGAAGATCCGCGACGCCCCCACCGGCGGTGTGGACCCGGAGGCGCAGGCGCGTGCCGACCAGTTCCGCGCCCGTGCCGAGCAGTTCGAACGCCAGGCCGCCAAAGCCGACGCCGCGGGCCGGACGAAAGACGCCGAGGAGGCGCGCGCGAGCGCCCAGCAGTGGCGTCAGTGGGCCGAGGCCGCCGTCGAGGCGCTGGGTAAGCGACGCAACTGACGGACCGCCCGGATCAGCCGGCCGGCCGGTCCGGATCCTCGGGACGGTCGTCCTTGCCCAGATCCAGCAGCCCTTTGCCCTGGTTTTCGCGCGCCCGTTGGCGACGCTCTTCTTCGGCGGCCATCTGCAGCGCGGTCCGCGTCCACACCACGCGGGCCCAGTGGAAGGTCAGCAGAATCACCGCCAGCCAGCCGATCACGAGCCCGATGCCGGGCCCCGGATACGGCTCGGCGGCGGTCTGGCGTGACCACACGGCCAGCATCCCGATCACACACGCCACCGCCGACCCCGCCAGCGCCACCCAGGCCACCGCCCAGCGGCGGGTGAGCAGCGCGAGGATCGAGAACCCGACCGAGAACACGATGGCCAGGACGGCGAACACCCGCGAGGGCAGCGCAACGCCCTCGCGGTCAGCCGCCTCGGTGAAGGCCAGGACGTCGAAGCCCCTGGCCCCACCGGTGTGCGGAAGCAGGAACGACAGCAACACGATGAACACCAGCACCGCGACGACCAACGCCCGGATGCCGGCGTCGAACTCCCCGGCGACCCGGCGCTCGACGTCTTCGATGTCGCCCTTGTAGGACTCGAAGTCGTCGTGTTCGTTCGGGGTGCTCACAGCCCACACCCCGGTGCCGCCGGCTCCGCCGGTGCGGGCGCTCCGATTCCCGGCATACCCAGACCGACGCCGGTACGCGGCCGCTGCCCGGCGGCGTGCGCGTCCCCTGCCCGGGTGCGCCGGTGGCTGAGGACGCCGGCGTCGGCGATCAGATGGTGCGGTGCGGCGCCGGTGACGGTGGTGGTGAGGATGTCGCCCGGCCGGATCTGCTCGCGCAGGTCGTCGGGCGCGAAGTGCACCAGCCTGCCGTCTCGGGCGCGGCCGGACAGCCGGGCGGTGCTGGCGTCCTTACGGCCTTCCCCGGTGGCGACCAGCACTTCCACGGTGCGGCCCACCTGGGCCTCGTTCTCGTCCAGCGAGATCTTCTCCTGTAGTGCGATCAATCGTTGATAACGTTCGCTGACAACGGATTTGGGGATCTGATCGTCGAGCTCGGCCGCGGGGGTGCCGGGCCGCTTCGAGTATTGGAAGGTGAACGCGCTCGCGAATCGCGCCGCGGCCACCACGTCGAGTGTCGCCTGGAAGTCGGCTTCGGTCTCGCCGGGAAACCCGACGATCAGGTCGGTGGTGATGGCGGCGTGCGGAATCGCCGCCCGCACTCGGTCGATGATGCCCAGGAAGCGGTCGGCGCGGTAGGACCGCCGCATGGCCCGCAGGATGCGGTCCGAGCCCGACTGCAGCGGCATGTGCAGGGTCGGGCACACATTCGGCGTATCGGCCATCGCCTCGATCACGTCATCGGTGAACTCCGCCGGATGCGGCGAGGTGAACCGCAGCCGTTCGAGGCCGTCGATGTCGCCACAGGCGCGCAGCAGTTTCGCGAACGCACCCCGGTCCCGCGGCTGATCCCCGTCGGCGAAGGAGACGCCGTAGGCGTTGACGTTCTGGCCCAGGAGGGTGACCTCCAACACCCCCTGCTCGACGAGCGACCGCACCTCGGCCAGCACATCGGTCGGACGGCGGTCCACCTCTTTACCGCGCAACGACGGGACGATGCAGAACGTACAGGTGTTGTTGCAGCCGACCGAAATGGAAACCCAGGCGGCATAAGATGATTCGCGACTGGCAGGAAGCGCAGACGGGAATTCCCGCAATGCCTCGGCGATTTCGACCTGCGCGACGCGATTGTGCCGGGCGCGTTCGAGCAACGCGGGCAGTGAGCCGATGTTGTGCGTGCCGAACACCACGTCGACCCACGGCGCTTTCTTCAGGACCGCGTCCCGGTCCTTCTGCGCAAGACACCCGCCGACCGCGATCTGCATCCGCGGGTCGGATTGCTTGCGCGGAGCCAGATGGCTGAGGTTCCCGTACAACTTGTTGTCAGCGTTCTCCCGCACCGCGCAGGTGTTGAACACCACGACGTCGGCGTCGGCGCCGTCATCGGCGCGACGGTAACCGGCCGCCTCCAACAGGCCCGCAAGCCGTTCGGAGTCGTGCACGTTCATCTGACAGCCGTAGGTTCTGACCTGGAAGGTGCGCGTGTCGCGCGCGGGGTCGGCCCCGTACGTCTGCTGCGTCACCATGGAAGTCACCGGCCCCATCCTACGGACGTGCCGATCCGGGCCGAAACGCGTGGTTTGGCCGGGTGATCTGCGCGGATTGCTCAGTTCCCGGCACGCTGGGCGTTCCCTGGGTAAGGTCATCACGCATGGACAGCC harbors:
- the miaA gene encoding tRNA (adenosine(37)-N6)-dimethylallyltransferase MiaA; amino-acid sequence: MRPLALVGPTGTGKSDLALAVAERVGLPVEVVNADAMQLYRGMDIGTAKLPVAQRRGIPHHQLDVLEVTETASVARYQQAAAADIEAVLARGALPIVVGGSMLYVQSLLDDWAFPATDPAVRARWEARLAEVGVGELHRELGRVDPAAAASILPTDGRRIVRALEVVELTGQPFAASAPRIGPPRWGTVIIGLDWPTEVLDRRLARRTEKMFADGLVEEVLGLLPRGLRGGVTASRALGYAQVLADLDAGGDGSGAREPTFVGTRRYVRRQRSWFRRDHRVTWLDGGADDVADAAVRCWRAVS
- the dapF gene encoding diaminopimelate epimerase; its protein translation is MKFAKGHGTQNDFVVLPDLPAAIDLAPSAVTALCDRRRGLGADGVLRVTTAGAALAAGVLARLPDGLAAEDWFMDYRNADGSVAQMCGNGVRVFAHYLHASGLEKRREFVVGSLAGPRPVLLHDADDLAADVTVEMGKANRFGSGHAVVGGRRFAGVAVDVGNPHLACVDDTLTTDELRALDVAAAVQFDHAQFPEGVNIEVLTAPTDGAVSMRVHERGVGETRSCGTGTVAAAVAALAYAQAQTGQVRVLVPGGQVQVTVTEATSFLRGPSELVAYGELSPEWWRAHGR
- a CDS encoding DUF349 domain-containing protein; this encodes MTTTEPGGAHEGDQQADQHAEPIPPPAARPIPRPTARPIPRPAAKPMPRPAAAKAPVVTVPSSDPHRFGRVDPDGTVWLITAAGERSIGSWQAGDPEAAFAHFGRRFDDLHTEVVLLENRLDSGSGDARKIRSAAKALAESLPDAHVLGDVDALAARLADIVERADHASAQEKARREEQRAAQTARKEALAAEAEELGANSTQWKAAGDRLRAILDEWKTITGLDRKTDDALWKRYSAARDTFNRRRGSHFAELDRERAGAKQAKEALCVRAEELCDSTEWGPTSALFRELLAEWKAAGRAAKDVDDALWQRFKAAQDTFFSARNAASAERDAEFRANAAAKEALLAEAEKIDSSDLDAARAALRTIGDKWDAIGKVPRERAADLERRLRAVEKKIRDAPTGGVDPEAQARADQFRARAEQFERQAAKADAAGRTKDAEEARASAQQWRQWAEAAVEALGKRRN
- a CDS encoding Rv2732c family membrane protein encodes the protein MWAVSTPNEHDDFESYKGDIEDVERRVAGEFDAGIRALVVAVLVFIVLLSFLLPHTGGARGFDVLAFTEAADREGVALPSRVFAVLAIVFSVGFSILALLTRRWAVAWVALAGSAVACVIGMLAVWSRQTAAEPYPGPGIGLVIGWLAVILLTFHWARVVWTRTALQMAAEEERRQRARENQGKGLLDLGKDDRPEDPDRPAG
- a CDS encoding DMT family transporter, translated to MATADIAALLALAAAFFVAVGDVIHQRSAQQVTDEPVGHVALFAQLLRDRRWWVGSAVAAGGFALQAAALGLGSVLLVQALLVTSLLFALPLHARLDDRRVSRWEWAWAALLAAAVGVVVTVGNPTAGQTRASVEAWLEVAAVLGPVLVLCLLGARCASGPVSAVLLGVAAGALWGVFAVLTKTVVHRLDVTSWDGVATLLATPELYAWVLVAVGGTILQQAAFRAGALTASLPAMTITEPIVACGLGVAVLSETLRPGEAGWFTLVVAVAVMVVATTALARGEAATHQPA
- the miaB gene encoding tRNA (N6-isopentenyl adenosine(37)-C2)-methylthiotransferase MiaB; protein product: MGPVTSMVTQQTYGADPARDTRTFQVRTYGCQMNVHDSERLAGLLEAAGYRRADDGADADVVVFNTCAVRENADNKLYGNLSHLAPRKQSDPRMQIAVGGCLAQKDRDAVLKKAPWVDVVFGTHNIGSLPALLERARHNRVAQVEIAEALREFPSALPASRESSYAAWVSISVGCNNTCTFCIVPSLRGKEVDRRPTDVLAEVRSLVEQGVLEVTLLGQNVNAYGVSFADGDQPRDRGAFAKLLRACGDIDGLERLRFTSPHPAEFTDDVIEAMADTPNVCPTLHMPLQSGSDRILRAMRRSYRADRFLGIIDRVRAAIPHAAITTDLIVGFPGETEADFQATLDVVAAARFASAFTFQYSKRPGTPAAELDDQIPKSVVSERYQRLIALQEKISLDENEAQVGRTVEVLVATGEGRKDASTARLSGRARDGRLVHFAPDDLREQIRPGDILTTTVTGAAPHHLIADAGVLSHRRTRAGDAHAAGQRPRTGVGLGMPGIGAPAPAEPAAPGCGL